In one window of Lytechinus pictus isolate F3 Inbred chromosome 19, Lp3.0, whole genome shotgun sequence DNA:
- the LOC129283077 gene encoding SH3 and multiple ankyrin repeat domains protein 2-like: protein MKKFFKKRRSMNLMRYSSTYSLGSSKLNLAEDVPISNSVPSFDGAEQEHNSDPRIACVQRGKKGFGFVLRGAKSPQGGAVSFTPTKDFPALQYLEHVDKGSPADKAGLKMGDFILEINGEDVTSAPHQYVVNLVVSSPDTIVIKVITVPNSKAYSWLKEGGGTLKRPGNSPNLPISTPATKSIAISSQDQNSNGPSIPVSTPTTRSISISSQEQHAVDELDKAIDSANTTPKYVSPASSRNSSIQEDEPKIASIRKRPVRLVSQQHLEGIFHRQGSSSSETNLNSLPDDAFVQKPTVPVPPSSSKFNTVARMSNSKTPRQRSLDEVHNSANRRNSGGSDSAVSSLRSSPASSNSYMTASTISVTDSAVHLKTERTASDPSLVMDLKNVSPKSMQGTTKKPSPLPPTRSQSLMNISIANSASSSPTLSRAGDDTLPRRSTGVSPNSSTIAVEIEVHRSASGNDSSDDSSSTSSFASAIALAAAKMEKKKESDEPKPQKPSAFEIAMAAKQSYSQTPVEGQNLNRNQNQNVESPSSTQVALQEAIAKRKQRLESASDDKSGDIEDRIRRYKQHDRAARPKTGQAAFLDAIAKRRSIVESQSPSSEEESSGESIPSSPMTRIPTVKPSTAPKTSPASNSRPTGNQIAEAASAMQDKISSRPPVKQDKSLNRHKNVIRVSPRSKNDDSTDSSDGEAAPVSVKNLKQSFEKSKKLSPRDSKVLLLSPVKEDETLINAPIPPPPAFVETEPPIPPEGTTSENSIPKVDSLIDKYQKDFHQADIDILPPPPSFIEDGDQAKYRREQPFDTASVVSSVSSISTMSSYSTMSTDPSSNDGFEPIGEESHSNSNTLRSDVSSSGSSSSTLTMMSTGETNDNWIKASPPVAAKPSKKTRVNDNDITNGVANGNDNDTQTRAKSVSEWSVEEVGNWLEQLNLAEYKDSFSDNAISGDHLTSLGKDDLSELGVKRLGHRLTIIKALQKLQNQ, encoded by the exons ATGAAGAAGTTCTTTAAGAAGCGACGCTCTATGAACTTAATGAGATATTCTTCCACTTATTCTCTAGGTTCAAGCAAGCTGAACCTTGCCGAAGATGTCCCCATTTCAAACAG TGTGCCCTCTTTTGACGGTGCGGAACAGGAACACAACTCCGATCCTCGAATCGCCTGTGTACAGAGAGGAAAGAAGGGATTTGGTTTTGTGCTCCGTGGAGCAAAGA GTCCTCAGGGTGGGGCAGTTTCATTTACACCAACCAAAGATTTCCCCGCCCTCCAATACCTCGAGCACGTTGACAAGGGAAGCCCTGCAGACAAGGCGGGGCTGAAGATGGGTGACTTCATCCTAGAG ATCAATGGTGAAGATGTGACTTCAGCACCTCATCAGTATGTGGTCAACCTCGTGGTCAGTTCACCGGACACCATTGTCATCAAGGTCATCACAGTGCCTAACTCGAAGGCTTATTCATGGTTGAAGGAGGGTGGCGGTACACTCAAACGACCTGGAAACA GTCCCAATCTTCCAATCAGCACACCAGCTACTAAATCAATAGCCATTTCCAGTCAAGACCAGAATTCCAACG gCCCAAGCATTCCTGTTAGCACTCCAACCACAAGGTCTATTTCCATTTCAAGTCAAGAACAACATGCTGTTG ATGAACTTGACAAGGCGATAGACAGCGCAAACACAActccaaaatatgtttcaccgGCATCTTCACGTAATTCCAGTATACAAGAAGATGAGCCCAAGATTGCATCGATACGGAAGCGCCCCGTCAGACTAGTGAGTCAGCAGCACCTTGAAGGCATCTTCCATCGACAAGGAAGCTCGTCAAGCGAGACCAATCTTAATTCACTGCCAGACGATGCCTTCGTTCAAAAGCCAACAGTGCCTGTTCCACCCTCGTCCTCCAAATTCAACACAGTAGCCAGAATGTCGAACTCTAAGACCCCTCGTCAGCGTAGCCTTGATGAGGTCCATAATTCTGCAAATCGCAGGAATTCCGGTGGGTCAGATTCAGCAGTGTCATCGTTACGGTCCTCGCCCGCATCCTCAAATTCATACATGACAGCTTCGACCATTAGTGTCACGGACAGTGCTGTGCATTTGAAAACGGAGCGTACCGCTTCCGACCCCTCTTTAGTTATGGACTTGAAAAATGTAAGCCCGAAGTCAATGCAAGGGACGACTAAGAAGCCAAGTCCTTTGCCTCCGACAAGGTCCCAATCTCTTATGAATATTTCTATCGCAAACTCTGCAAGTAGTTCACCAACATTGTCACGTGCCGGAGACGATACTCTTCCGAGACGATCTACTGGTGTATCACCTAACTCCTCTACAATAGCTGTTGAGATTGAGGTTCACCGGTCTGCAAGCGGGAATGACTCTAGTGATGATTCATCAAGCACGAGTTCCTTTGCCAGTGCCATTGCCCTTGCAGCAgccaaaatggaaaagaaaaaagagagcgATGAGCCCAAACCTCAGAAGCCGTCTGCCTTTGAGATAGCCATGGCTGCCAAACAAAGTTATTCACAGACGCCAGTGGAAGGACAAAACTTGAACCGAAATCAAAATCAGAATGTGGAGAGTCCTTCATCGACACAGGTTGCGCTTCAAGAAGCCATCGCAAAACGAAAGCAAAGACTTGAATCAGCCAGCGATGATAAATCGGGTGATATAGAGGATAGGATACGCAGGTATAAGCAACATGATAGAGCGGCACGGCCCAAGACGGGGCAGGCAGCCTTCTTGGATGCAATTGCGAAACGACGGAGCATCGTGGAGTCACAGAGCCCTAGTTCAGAGGAAGAATCATCAGGTGAGTCTATCCCAAGCTCACCTATGACTCGTATCCCAACTGTGAAACCATCAACTGCCCCAAAAACCAGTCCTGCAAGTAATTCCAGACCTACCGGCAACCAAATCGCGGAAGCTGCCAGTGCCATGCAGGACAAGATTTCCAGCCGACCACCGGTTAAACAGGACAAGAGTCTCAACAGACATAAGAATGTCATCCGCGTGTCCCCGAGAAGTAAGAATGACGACTCCACAGACAGTTCAGACGGTGAAGCCGCACCCGTCTCGGTCAAAAACTTGAAGCAGAGCTTTGAGAAATCAAAGAAGCTCTCACCCCGTGATTCCAAAGTGCTGTTACTGTCCCCCGTGAAAGAGGATGAAACCTTGATCAACGCACCCATTCCACCTCCACCCGCCTTCGTGGAGACCGAACCACCCATTCCTCCAGAGGGTACCACCTCTGAAAACTCTATTCCAAAAGTCGACAGCCTGATCGACAAGTACCAAAAAGATTTCCATCAAGCGGACATAGATATATTGCCTCCCCCGCCGAGTTTCATAGAGGACGGGGATCAAGCCAAGTATCGTCGAGAACAACCCTTCGACACCGCCAGTGTGGTGTCATCGGTGTCGTCGATATCGACAATGTCAAGCTATAGCACCATGTCGACAGATCCTAGCAGTAATGATGGTTTTGAGCCAATCGGGGAGGAGTCGCATAGTAATAGCAATACGTTGAGGTCAGATGTTTCATCGTCTGGGTCGTCATCGTCGACGCTGACGATGATGTCAACGGGAGAGACAAATGATAATTGGATCAAGGCTTCGCCTCCTGTGGCTGCGAAGCCGTCTAAGAAGACCAGAGTGAATGATAATGACATCACCAATGGAGTTGCAAATGGCAATGATAACGATACCCAAACTCGAG CCAAGAGTGTATCGGAATGGAGCGTAGAAGAAGTTGGTAACTGGCTTGAGCAGCTAAATCTTGCCGAATACAAGGATAGCTTCTCGGACAATGCAATCAGCGGGGATCATTTGACCTCCCTCGGCAAGGATGACCTCTCTGAGCTCGGGGTCAAGAGGTTAGGTCATCGGTTGACCATCATCAAAGCtctacaaaaacttcaaaatcaGTGA